In a genomic window of Spirochaetales bacterium:
- a CDS encoding methyl-accepting chemotaxis protein, whose product MKFRDISTGGKITLGFVIIIIITLVIGVLGLFNIIGLRSLFVEYAEWGDIDMVMNEGITQKALAVINAIAMYRLDRSHVNMIEVENRFNTLNAGMREWDALVGGNPELVNIAGQIKTRIGAIKTISDSYRERLGNLDIFRENWDLIITETIKLLQTTMEKTIDPAKERAEKSGNIREMIRWSAIDMVMNEEVIANFLHLQTVSHDYSYIQTEELWNGVKSRLDVASEGIDAWAEVIGREAAMLRVVETLRSDLDEFTDYAEQVHVNIVEMTGLENDLDTSYASIVTTLDDVMENTIDPAKEASLEVAMERQQSAIIISSILLVICVIIAIAMAFVITRGITQPLNYSVSIANKLADGNLAMRVLVDRKDEMGKLLLSMKTMIDNLSDVISTIKTAAVNVASGSQQLSSSTEEISQGANEQAAAAEQVSSAMEEMGSNIRQNADNALQTEKISLKAAQDAREGGKAVDDTVGAMKEIAEKIRIIEEIARSTNMLALNAAIEAARAGEHGKGFAVVAAEVRKLAERSQVAAGEISELSTTSVAVAEKAGELLRRIVPDIQKTAELVQEISAACKEQNSGTDQINKAIIQLDSVIQQNASSTAEMAATSEELASQAEQLQSTVEFFKTNGKEYGDGKQMRLERVIDMKKKSEKGHVARIVHHTGSYKRTSGEKEQTGIAVADDDRKKKGDEGIDLDMGQKDKPDTLDSDFEEF is encoded by the coding sequence ATGAAATTCAGGGATATCAGTACGGGTGGTAAAATTACCCTTGGTTTTGTCATCATTATCATCATCACGCTGGTGATCGGCGTATTGGGCCTTTTCAATATTATCGGTCTGCGTTCCCTGTTTGTCGAATATGCGGAGTGGGGAGACATCGACATGGTGATGAATGAAGGAATCACACAGAAAGCACTCGCCGTTATCAACGCGATCGCGATGTACCGTCTTGACAGAAGTCATGTGAATATGATTGAAGTCGAAAACCGGTTCAATACATTGAATGCGGGTATGCGTGAATGGGACGCTCTTGTCGGCGGGAATCCGGAGCTTGTGAACATAGCCGGACAGATCAAAACCCGGATCGGTGCCATTAAAACCATTTCCGATAGTTATCGGGAACGGCTCGGAAATCTCGATATATTCAGAGAAAACTGGGATTTGATTATAACCGAGACGATTAAACTCCTTCAAACAACAATGGAGAAAACGATCGATCCGGCCAAAGAACGCGCCGAAAAATCGGGAAATATAAGAGAGATGATACGGTGGAGTGCCATTGACATGGTAATGAACGAGGAGGTCATCGCCAATTTTCTTCACCTGCAGACCGTCTCCCATGACTATTCGTATATTCAAACGGAAGAACTGTGGAACGGAGTAAAGAGCCGGCTTGATGTGGCGTCCGAAGGGATTGATGCATGGGCCGAGGTTATCGGCAGGGAAGCGGCCATGCTGAGGGTCGTCGAGACCCTGAGAAGCGATCTCGATGAATTCACCGATTATGCGGAACAGGTTCATGTCAATATCGTCGAAATGACCGGACTTGAAAACGATCTTGATACCAGCTATGCTTCAATTGTCACCACCCTTGATGATGTCATGGAAAACACGATCGATCCGGCAAAAGAAGCATCGCTTGAAGTCGCAATGGAAAGACAGCAGAGTGCAATTATCATCTCTTCAATACTTCTTGTCATCTGCGTGATTATCGCGATCGCGATGGCATTTGTCATAACACGCGGAATTACACAACCATTGAATTATTCGGTTTCAATCGCAAACAAGCTCGCGGACGGAAATCTGGCCATGCGGGTCCTCGTCGACCGTAAAGATGAAATGGGGAAACTGCTCTTATCTATGAAAACCATGATCGATAATCTCAGCGACGTCATTTCAACGATAAAAACGGCGGCCGTCAATGTCGCTTCCGGCAGCCAGCAACTTTCTTCGAGTACCGAGGAAATTTCCCAGGGTGCGAACGAGCAGGCCGCGGCCGCCGAGCAGGTTTCTTCCGCCATGGAGGAAATGGGTTCCAACATACGCCAGAACGCGGACAATGCCCTTCAGACGGAGAAAATTTCACTCAAGGCGGCGCAGGACGCCCGGGAAGGCGGGAAAGCGGTTGATGATACGGTTGGGGCAATGAAGGAAATCGCGGAGAAAATCAGGATTATCGAAGAGATCGCCCGCTCGACCAACATGCTTGCCCTGAATGCAGCCATTGAAGCGGCACGGGCAGGGGAACACGGGAAGGGATTTGCCGTTGTCGCCGCCGAAGTGCGGAAACTGGCCGAAAGAAGCCAGGTTGCGGCCGGAGAGATTTCCGAACTTTCGACCACAAGTGTGGCCGTTGCCGAAAAAGCCGGTGAACTACTTCGGAGAATTGTTCCGGACATCCAGAAAACGGCCGAACTTGTTCAGGAAATAAGTGCGGCCTGCAAGGAACAGAACTCGGGGACCGACCAGATCAATAAGGCGATCATACAGCTTGATTCGGTCATTCAACAGAATGCCTCTTCAACGGCGGAGATGGCGGCCACCTCAGAAGAATTAGCAAGCCAGGCAGAACAGCTTCAATCCACGGTCGAGTTCTTCAAGACGAATGGAAAGGAATATGGCGACGGGAAACAAATGCGTCTCGAACGAGTCATCGATATGAAAAAAAAGTCGGAGAAGGGGCATGTCGCCCGTATCGTTCATCATACCGGAAGCTACAAGCGGACATCGGGAGAAAAAGAGCAGACGGGAATCGCCGTCGCGGACGATGACCGGAAAAAGAAGGGGGATGAGGGAATCGACCTTGATATGGGACAGAAAGACAAACCGGATACCCTGGATTCGGATTTTGAGGAGTTTTAG
- a CDS encoding sigma-54-dependent Fis family transcriptional regulator produces MKRILVIDDDQAILNYLNLFLLQTGKFDIHVLQDSRKAFSMLENDGFHILLLDMDMPHVTGLDILEFIRSRNLDIITIVLTGVEDIDLAIKAMKLKTFDYLLKPIDEEKIMHTLGLAIDRSELIGGGTSSLVPLSLESLSHREIFRDIITRNNEMMKIFHFVEKFAPTNNSILIWGESGTGKELIARAIHRISKRKDRKFVAVNAGAFANELFVSEFFGHEKGAFSGAVKDKKGFIEEAFGGTLFLDEIGELSLPIQVKLLRVLQEEEFYRLGSTTNRKADVRIIAATNKNLFDEINRGNFRKDLFFRLNINSIYLPPLRERKEDIELLSYHFLNLYNKKYDKHVTKISPPVLSLLQRHDFPGNVRELMNIINSSIIIESSQELSMSSLPHYFHEQSKTEINDFTVPAPGSYDSPLQSLEELERDHIGRVLRYTNMNRTKAARILGISRVSLIAKIKKYGIG; encoded by the coding sequence ATGAAAAGAATTCTGGTTATCGACGACGATCAGGCTATCCTGAATTATCTGAACCTTTTTCTTCTTCAAACAGGTAAATTCGATATCCATGTCCTTCAGGATTCCCGTAAAGCTTTCTCAATGCTCGAAAACGACGGGTTTCATATTCTTCTGCTCGATATGGATATGCCGCATGTCACAGGTCTCGATATCCTCGAGTTCATTCGAAGCAGGAATCTCGATATCATCACGATCGTCCTTACCGGCGTCGAGGATATCGACCTTGCCATAAAGGCGATGAAACTGAAAACATTCGATTACCTGTTAAAGCCCATCGATGAAGAAAAAATCATGCACACACTGGGCCTTGCCATCGACCGCTCCGAACTCATCGGGGGGGGCACATCATCTCTCGTACCGCTTTCACTTGAAAGCCTCTCCCATCGGGAAATTTTCAGGGATATTATAACTCGAAACAACGAAATGATGAAAATATTCCACTTTGTCGAGAAATTCGCCCCAACGAACAACAGCATCCTTATCTGGGGAGAAAGCGGGACGGGAAAAGAACTGATCGCACGGGCAATCCACCGGATAAGCAAACGAAAAGATCGAAAATTTGTTGCGGTGAATGCCGGTGCTTTTGCCAATGAATTGTTCGTTTCCGAATTTTTCGGCCATGAAAAGGGGGCGTTCAGCGGTGCGGTTAAGGATAAAAAGGGATTCATCGAGGAAGCATTCGGCGGGACCCTCTTTCTTGATGAAATCGGTGAACTTTCGCTTCCAATTCAAGTAAAACTGCTCAGGGTGCTGCAGGAGGAAGAGTTCTACCGGCTTGGTTCCACGACTAACAGAAAGGCGGATGTGAGAATCATCGCCGCAACGAACAAGAATTTATTCGATGAAATCAACAGAGGGAATTTCAGGAAAGACCTTTTTTTCAGGCTCAATATCAATTCCATCTACCTTCCTCCGTTACGGGAGAGAAAGGAAGACATCGAACTCCTGTCGTATCATTTTCTCAATCTGTACAATAAAAAATACGACAAACATGTCACAAAGATATCTCCCCCGGTCTTGTCCCTGTTGCAACGCCACGATTTTCCCGGCAATGTCAGGGAACTCATGAATATCATCAACAGTTCCATCATTATAGAATCATCACAGGAATTGTCCATGAGTTCACTCCCCCACTATTTTCATGAACAGTCGAAAACGGAGATTAACGATTTCACCGTTCCGGCCCCCGGTTCGTATGATTCCCCTTTGCAGTCCCTGGAAGAGCTTGAAAGGGACCACATTGGACGGGTACTTCGATATACGAACATGAACAGGACGAAAGCTGCCCGGATTCTGGGTATTTCCAGGGTAAGTCTCATCGCAAAAATAAAGAAATACGGGATCGGGTAA